A single window of Malus sylvestris chromosome 5, drMalSylv7.2, whole genome shotgun sequence DNA harbors:
- the LOC126620881 gene encoding uncharacterized protein LOC126620881 encodes MAEVSSRQASWEVEFKALISSTTAESGPSVATTEAADPSALTQLREVLSLSSSQVLKRNGLDLLGVCLNDLGADGRLSRDAIVRASSALERVRETFSIFQTALKAEQDLQAATAVQDTLRPKIDDLRAKGDALAELNRQMAELAKRRSAIASELARDFESGRKDRLTEYAAAKKRVERLKLDKKNRQAEVLMADVRWLELKALLSTLLPSSP; translated from the exons atggccgaggtctcctctcggcag GCTTCCTGGGaggtcgaattcaaagcccTCATCTCCAGTACTACTGCAGAGTCTGGTCCTTCGGTCGCTACGACCGAAGCTGCCGATCCCAGCGCCCTAACCCAGCTGCGAGAAGTCCTGTCGCTCTCATCATCGCAAGTACTTAAGCGCAACGGTCTTGATCTGCTCGGCGTGTGTCTGAACGACCTTGGAGCCGACGGTCGCCTGAGCAGAGATGCCATTGTTCGGGCATCATCTGCCTTGGAGCGCGTTCGGGAGACATTTAGTATCTTCCAGACCGCTCTAAAGGCCGAACAAGACCTGCAAGCCgccacggccgttcaagacacccTCCGTCCGAAGATTGACGATCTACGGGCAAAAGGAGACGCGTTAGCCGAGCTCAACCGTCAGATGGCCGAACTAGCAAAACGTCGGTCGGCCATTGCTTCCGAGCTTGCTAGAGACTTCGAGTCAGGCCGGAAGGATCGCCTAACCGAGTATGCGGCGGCCAAAAAACGGGTCGAGCGGCTGAAGCTGGACAAAAAGAATCGGCAAGCCGAAGTCCTCATGGCcgacgtgcggtggttggagttgaaggcTCTGCTCAGCACTCTTCTTCCCTCTTCTCCTTAA